One window of Mycoplasma cottewii genomic DNA carries:
- a CDS encoding lipoprotein has protein sequence MKKVDNKNWLKTFKRTFKSEMIVSVIMLFLIASCLFMFFVFKSFGITTNKPEGADFIFARDTTYLSEWYATFVMVFSAMKITKMLQTKKLLIFKYTEYTFTAWTIFIFLFYVVGIFIGQTQIDDTSFDTYYRASAIHVIVPLIWLVYFFVFPISDQKTKRQVWLGSLQNVVILSAYLIWIGIRLIPNVGDQSVVYPYSFLSAHKIGVALYILGNIAFIALISFLYVGVYYLNILIYNKSNKLTNKNNIKNESIIKINKESN, from the coding sequence ATGAAAAAAGTTGATAATAAAAATTGATTAAAAACTTTTAAAAGAACATTTAAATCTGAGATGATCGTTTCAGTTATTATGTTATTTTTAATAGCTTCATGTTTATTTATGTTTTTTGTATTTAAATCATTTGGCATAACTACAAATAAACCTGAAGGTGCTGATTTTATATTTGCAAGAGATACAACTTATTTAAGTGAATGATACGCTACTTTTGTAATGGTATTTTCTGCTATGAAAATTACAAAAATGTTACAAACTAAAAAATTACTTATTTTTAAATATACTGAATATACATTTACTGCTTGAACGATTTTTATTTTCTTATTTTATGTTGTTGGAATATTTATAGGTCAAACTCAAATAGATGACACAAGTTTTGATACTTATTATCGTGCTAGTGCAATTCATGTTATTGTTCCTTTAATTTGATTGGTTTACTTTTTTGTTTTTCCTATTTCTGATCAAAAAACTAAAAGACAAGTTTGATTAGGAAGTTTACAAAATGTTGTTATACTTTCAGCATATTTAATTTGAATTGGAATTAGATTAATACCAAATGTAGGTGATCAATCTGTTGTTTATCCATACTCATTTTTATCAGCTCATAAAATAGGTGTTGCTCTTTATATTTTAGGAAATATTGCATTTATTGCTTTAATTAGTTTTTTATATGTTGGTGTTTATTATTTAAATATTTTAATTTATAACAAGTCAAATAAATTGACAAACAAAAATAACATTAAAAATGAGAGTATAATAAAAATTAATAAAGAAAGTAATTAA
- the uvrB gene encoding excinuclease ABC subunit UvrB — MNYINNNKFKLVSRFSPSGDQSQAIEQLNQGLKDNKKYQVLLGATGTGKTFTIANVIAKHNKQTLVLAHNKTLAMQLYYELKELFPENRVEYFVSNFDFFQPEAYVPSKDLYIDKDARQNMELDMMRLSACNALLTRNDTIVVASVAAIFALQNPDEYSSAFFELKLGQKIARNELLNWLVKTGYTRNDIENELGSFSAKGDVIKIVPGWANNIMFRISLFNDEIEMIDVLNSITGAVIDRTSTVSIFPAQAYVTPQDKLKIICNNIRNELTDRLAVLTSENKLLESQRLEQRTKYDLESLEEFGYCSGIENYSSHLDLRQPGQRPYILLDYFQDDFLTIIDESHISLPQIRGMYNTDRSRKTTLVEYGFRLPSALDNRPLNFDEFNSLLHQVIYTSATPGDYELDQVNNHVVQQIIRPTGLLDPIVEIRPTTNQIDDIINEIHNRKKVNERVFITTLTIRMSEDLTNYLQQRDIKVAYLHSELKTLERSEILNDLRKGVYDVVVGVNLLREGLDLPEVSLICILDADKQGFLRNYRSLIQTIGRVARNEHGKAIMYADSTSQAMQQAIDETNRRREIQQQYNKEHNITPKTVSKQITESVLSKKSKQAIEKAKKIRNSKQKVETLQKAIDDLRQEMLQAAKELDFERAAVLRDTIIELENQKSSN; from the coding sequence ATGAATTATATAAATAACAATAAGTTTAAATTAGTAAGTAGATTCTCACCTTCTGGAGATCAAAGTCAAGCTATTGAACAATTAAATCAAGGATTAAAAGATAATAAAAAATATCAAGTTTTACTAGGTGCTACTGGAACTGGTAAAACTTTTACTATTGCAAATGTTATTGCAAAACACAACAAGCAAACTTTGGTTTTAGCTCATAATAAAACTTTAGCTATGCAATTGTATTACGAGTTAAAAGAATTATTTCCTGAAAATAGAGTTGAATATTTTGTTTCAAATTTCGATTTTTTCCAACCTGAAGCTTATGTTCCATCTAAAGATTTATATATTGATAAAGATGCTCGTCAGAATATGGAATTAGATATGATGAGACTTAGTGCTTGTAATGCGCTTTTAACAAGAAATGACACAATAGTTGTAGCTAGTGTTGCTGCTATTTTTGCTTTACAAAATCCAGATGAATACTCATCAGCATTTTTCGAATTGAAATTAGGACAAAAAATTGCAAGAAATGAATTATTAAATTGATTAGTTAAAACAGGTTATACAAGAAATGATATTGAAAATGAATTAGGTAGTTTTTCAGCTAAAGGTGATGTCATTAAAATAGTTCCTGGTTGAGCAAATAATATTATGTTTAGAATTTCATTATTTAATGATGAGATTGAAATGATTGATGTTTTAAATTCAATTACTGGAGCAGTTATAGATAGAACTAGTACTGTTTCAATTTTTCCTGCTCAAGCTTATGTCACACCACAAGATAAATTGAAAATAATTTGTAACAACATTAGAAATGAATTAACTGACAGATTAGCTGTTTTAACTAGTGAAAACAAATTATTAGAATCTCAAAGATTAGAACAAAGAACTAAATATGATCTTGAATCTTTAGAAGAATTTGGATATTGTAGTGGTATTGAAAATTATTCTTCTCATTTAGATCTGCGTCAACCAGGTCAACGCCCTTATATTTTATTAGATTATTTTCAAGATGATTTTTTAACTATTATTGATGAATCTCATATCTCGCTTCCTCAAATTAGAGGAATGTATAACACTGATAGATCTAGAAAAACAACGCTAGTTGAATACGGATTTAGACTACCTAGTGCATTAGATAATCGCCCTTTGAATTTTGATGAATTTAATAGTTTATTACATCAAGTAATTTATACTTCAGCAACTCCAGGAGATTATGAATTAGATCAAGTTAATAATCATGTAGTTCAACAAATTATTAGGCCAACAGGATTGTTAGATCCAATTGTTGAAATAAGACCTACAACAAATCAAATTGATGATATTATCAATGAAATACATAACAGAAAAAAAGTGAATGAAAGAGTATTTATAACAACTCTAACAATTAGAATGAGTGAAGATTTAACTAACTATTTACAACAAAGAGATATTAAAGTAGCTTATTTACACTCTGAATTAAAAACACTAGAACGAAGTGAAATATTAAATGATCTAAGAAAAGGAGTTTATGATGTTGTAGTCGGAGTTAACTTGTTAAGAGAAGGATTGGATCTTCCTGAAGTTAGTTTAATTTGTATATTAGATGCTGATAAACAAGGATTTTTAAGAAACTATCGATCATTAATTCAAACAATAGGACGAGTTGCTAGAAATGAACACGGTAAAGCTATAATGTATGCTGATAGTACTAGTCAAGCTATGCAACAAGCAATTGATGAAACTAATCGTAGGCGTGAGATTCAACAACAATACAATAAAGAACACAATATTACTCCTAAAACAGTTTCAAAACAAATCACTGAATCAGTATTAAGCAAAAAATCTAAACAAGCAATTGAAAAAGCTAAAAAAATCCGAAATTCAAAACAAAAAGTTGAAACACTTCAAAAAGCTATTGATGATTTACGTCAAGAAATGTTACAAGCTGCAAAAGAATTAGATTTTGAAAGAGCTGCAGTTTTAAGAGATACAATTATTGAATTAGAAAATCAAAAAAGTTCTAATTAG